In Hypanus sabinus isolate sHypSab1 chromosome 17, sHypSab1.hap1, whole genome shotgun sequence, the following proteins share a genomic window:
- the st3gal2 gene encoding CMP-N-acetylneuraminate-beta-galactosamide-alpha-2,3-sialyltransferase 2 isoform X2, which yields MVSSRFVWHGLRKQVSEWARTCMHCQTAKVQRHTKAPPQQFHPAHRRFDHIHVDIVGPLPVSRGAHYLLTIVDRFTRWSEAVPLTDTTSESCARTLIATWISRFGVPAHITSDRGAQFTSSLWSAMASLLGTQLHHTTAYHPQSNGLVERFHRHLKSALMARLRGANWADELPWVLLGIRTAPKDDLHASSAELVYGAPRSSPGSSYQPQGGKRKNPQQSWADYARSSVTWPPYPLHSTGSTRPAYPKTYRTLCGHTARDVPAPMTHQSRMPTFEPPVSRAPRS from the exons atggtttccagcaggttcgtttggcacggactccgcaaacaggtcagtgaatgggccagaacgtgcatgcactgccagacggccaaggtgcagcggcacaccaaagccccaccgcagcagttccatcccgcccaccggcgtttcgaccacattcatgtggatatcgtgggccccctgccagtgtcgcgcggagcgcattacctcctgactatcgtggaccggttcacaagatggtcagaggcggtcccgctcaccgacaccacctccgaatcttgcgcccgaaccctgatcgccacctggatatctcgctttggtgtcccggcccacattacctccgacagaggcgcccagttcacctccagcctgtggtcagctatggccagccttttggggactcagctgcaccacacaactgcctaccacccacagtcgaacgggctagtggagcgtttccaccgtcacctgaagtcggccctcatggcccgcctgcgaggagccaactgggcggacgagcttccctgggtcctactcggcatccgcacagcgcccaaggacgacctgcacgcctcgtcggccgagttggtatacggcgcgccccggtcgtccccggggagttcctaccagccccaagggggcaagaggaagaacccgcagcagtcctgggcagactacgcgagaagctcggtaacctggcccccatacccacttcacagcacgggcagcacccgacctgcgtacccaaagacctacagaact CTCtgtgggcacacagccagagatgtTCCAGCTCCCATGACACACCAGTCCAGGATGCCGACCTTCGAaccacccgtctccagagccccgagatcctaa